In Anopheles bellator unplaced genomic scaffold, idAnoBellAS_SP24_06.2 scaffold00651_ctg1, whole genome shotgun sequence, the genomic stretch CATCCGCGGCGAACAGTCATCTCCCCAAATAGTTATGCTCACATTAAGGTGGTTTTCAAACCGGGTCGTCAGGAGATTTCAAAAATACTTCAGAAACAAGTGGAGGTGCTGTCTGTCACAAACTTACACATACTGTGGGGAGATGAACCCACACGGCATCGAATTCGGCGCAACATAGCGATGGTTAAATCTAAAGAGGTGAATGATCCTAAGCTAGAGGCTATGACACATATTTGTAATCCGTTCGGTGAGGAAGAAGAGTTGGCTGGTTTGGATCTTTTTGCGGAACATCTGTTCGATACGATCCATGAACTGTTTCTTACGTTTCGCGAGTACGAATTGGTGTTGACTATTGATCGTTCCCTGGATGATACAATGCTTGATTTGTCTATGGCAGATGAAGAATTCGGTGCGTTGTTTAAGACGATGTACGCAACTGCGGAAGGTAACCCATCGGCTCGCTTGCCAGTATCAAACAATTGCCAGCTTTCGCCGCCTGGCGAATCTGGAACACAGGCGCTTGGTATACTGAAGCGTGAAAGTGGAGAATCGTGGTCAGTCCGACCGACAGCACTCGAGTTTCAAGCATCGGTAGAACGAATGAAGCAGTTCGTGATCAAGAGTAATTTCTACACATCGCAGTACTTTGAGCTGAACTGCAATTATAGGCAGCTTTTTCGATTGTCTCCATCAGAAGGACATATTCGTCCCGGTCAGGAAGTTGTTGTAACCGCATCTCTCCAGCACGTTAATTCTACCGGtctgcaacaacaaaatattttttttgtagtttatATTGAGAATGAAAAGATCAGCGTTCCGGTGTCGATTTACAATGGTAAAATTTGAATGGACAATCTGTTTAGTTGCCCGTTTCCATTGTGCTGAATGATAAATTAGGATATTATTTATATGAGTACTTTCAGGTTGCATTACATGTACATTTAGTCcactttttggttttttctttaataaaaataatttttacgCATATCTTGTATTTTTTGTCACATTCTATTGGCCATTATCAATTTCTACGACAACATATTAATAAGTTAAAGCTATGTTTATAAACTAGTTTACAAACAAGCTGCTCCTGGCGTGCGTCGCCATGGCCGAATactaaattcagatcgctactgtctacaattgaaacgtttgaaGCGTttgaccagaaacgacaaGAATTGGCCAACACAAGAGGTCTTGTGTTCCATCATGACAACGCAAGGCAACACATGTGTATAAAGACTCGGCAAAAACTCCGGGAGCTTAGTTAGGATGTTTTAATGCATAaaccgtatagtccggaccaAGCGATCACCTTTCTCGCGCATTGCAAAACAAGAAAGATCAACAGAgattgagatcaagaaaggactgtgaaaatagattgctcAAGCCTttgccaataacgaccaagacttctacAAGAGGCAttaagcccggtccacacgctacgataacgatgcGATATcggcgtaagtgacgtctccgtctccggagacgtcattaatgtcactgacgcagatctacaaatctgaacaaacgagctAAGATACCAAACTCTAACGGAACacgaagaaacggaaccagGACTTTCTTggcaaacgaaataaaaatagcaaCACTTTGAGAAAGTTTCCGTtagaaacatttatttgaagaCAATGAAGCGTTACGCCTTCCGTAGCTTCCTAGGAGGACGGGGTGTGCGCGCCTCGTCTTTCAACCGTTGCTGCAGTTTACTTTCtaactgtttttttctcattggCCCGCAAAAATTGTTAACAACACTGTAAATGACTTGAACTGCGTGTTTATATGGTTTTAGCACTGGAGGTCTTAGTGGTGGTTTTGGTTGTCCCCAGGAACATTGGCTAAAAAATGTGTTGCTGAACAAACTTCTCAATATAGTGGTCATCTTTGCTAAAGATGAGCCATCGCCAGTCCTACGGATACTTTGTTCTTCAATCCGCGACGCTGCTTCCAGGACCTTCAGCTGATCCTCGCAGGTGATCGGTAACTGGAGTGGTCAGCTTCGTCCTCTTGCATAGACTCTTCCAGCTCCAGTTCCCGTCAGCGTCGTTATACTCTTTCAGTACGAACTCCACGTCAGCTTCGTTATAACCTTCGGCTCCGTCCTCGAACTGTTGTAAAGACATTTCGGGCTCCTGTGCTTGAGCCTCAAAGAAAGGCTGCAAGGATTCTAGCCCCTCTACCCGGCCTTGGATTTGGCAGGAAATGCCTACCGACGGATTCGAAGTAGCGCAGTGTTCATTTGTCTTCGCTGTTTTCTCCACATTCGTTTacaatccggttccggaatctTTGTTTCATGTGCAACTTCGTTCCATGCTACATTTCTTAGCGCCTTTAGTTGACATAGCTGACATGTGTCGTCCCAGAGGCATTCGTGCCTTGCCACGGCTTCTTCCACTTTTTTTGTCGTCATTCCAGTCTCTCATGCTGCGAGTGAATGAAGACAATTAAGAgacaaaatttattttggcTAAGAATTAGTCATTACTATTATAACCAGAGTCATCGACGGATTGCAGTGTtaggattaaaaaaaaaagtcttGTCACAAGAGTCGAACGTGCGAATTTCTTCTCGGCTTtggaacgaaagaaatatAACTTGCATATTTGAAGTAAATTTTGAAAGAAATTCGATTGAACCAAATCAATGGCTGCATCGTACCTGCTTCCTTCACAAATAACGACCAATCCATTGACACTTTTCACTGCTAAAAATTCATTCGTGAGATCTGGAGAACATCTACAAGTCTGCGGCCGCAACCAGAAGTGGTGCGAAGTGTCCTGGCCACGACGCAGAATAGCACGGCACCGGGCCGCTTCAGTGATCGCAAAGTTCAATCACTATTTGCCTACCGTGTCCCCCACGAAGAGAAAGCAATGTTTTTCAGCACCGTTCGCCTACAATAAAACACTTATTCGGCGGAATTCAAGCCTCTTCGTTATAATGTAATTATAATAATACGTACCCGAAATGCTTTTCCGTGAAATGTCGTGAAAATCGTGCTTTTCGAAGGAATTTCGTGCGCTAAGTCGCTTTCGAGCTAAATCAGAGCCACAGAACAAGAATAATCATGTTCACTTTTTTCACCAAATTGCTGTTACTTCATTGTGTATATCACGTAGAATTGTTTTCTGGCGGTAGACTAATAGAAGGTTTTTTCTAAATTGTAAGTTAGACAGAGAAGGcgataaaacaacaaagaaaTCATTTGTTAATGATTTAAAGAATTATAGAAACAATGATTATGTGATTATATAACATCTGCGCAACTAATTACCCGTGGCGAATTGGGGAAGAATCGAACCCGTAGTACCGTCCCCCTATTTTCCTATGCACCTTGCAATTTAACAACAGTCGCGAAAAATTCTTCCAAGAAGTAAGTGGAAAAATCTGTGAAAATCTGTGAATCTGTGAAATTTGCTAATTTGCTAATCGTGTGAGTTACTGAAAAGAACAAGGTAAATGAATTTGCGATACTTGTGAGGTTTATGGTATGAAGAAAGGTTTATTTGGAAGCCGATTATCGTGTTGGACTGAAAGTGCTGTTTTGTTGGTTATGTT encodes the following:
- the LOC131214346 gene encoding uncharacterized protein LOC131214346, giving the protein MDCDKYRSTPKHSQCSAVCEKSFADGRKSFLSPEIHQIRSPFSSPKANSHARGYEITEKNSLFPPISRSSSQCSGSTEWTHRGDGSLPLKATHSELSWGSTRLRRSEKRTLQIKNTSDRKILLRAIITGPGFQLYSVEHQRAPEVLTLQSQECRTITVDFCPTIIGPAVGVLSFHPPNDLHAQRIVSLYGYGGEASVKIEGIQKGPGGPYLELGNACHLGRPLEKSFSLYNKGNLPAFARIDIDRKSLDQALLASVVYVHPRRTVISPNSYAHIKVVFKPGRQEISKILQKQVEVLSVTNLHILWGDEPTRHRIRRNIAMVKSKEVNDPKLEAMTHICNPFGEEEELAGLDLFAEHLFDTIHELFLTFREYELVLTIDRSLDDTMLDLSMADEEFGALFKTMYATAEGNPSARLPVSNNCQLSPPGESGTQALGILKRESGESWSVRPTALEFQASVERMKQFVIKSNFYTSQYFELNCNYRQLFRLSPSEGHIRPGQEVVVTASLQHVNSTGLQQQNIFFVVYIENEKISVPVSIYNGKI